Proteins encoded together in one Deltaproteobacteria bacterium window:
- a CDS encoding BrnT family toxin yields MARLVTHGSFVWDEEKEAYNKQVHKIGFAEASQAFFDPNRVIAVDEAHSKIEERSFCIGKVGNRIATVRFTYRGSKIRIIGAGFWRKGRKFYEKKKKQN; encoded by the coding sequence ATGGCTAGATTAGTGACACACGGTTCGTTTGTTTGGGATGAAGAAAAAGAAGCCTATAACAAACAGGTTCACAAGATTGGTTTCGCAGAAGCGTCACAAGCTTTTTTTGACCCGAACCGTGTTATTGCCGTTGATGAGGCGCACAGCAAAATAGAAGAAAGATCGTTTTGTATAGGTAAAGTCGGAAACAGGATCGCCACTGTAAGATTCACTTATCGAGGAAGTAAAATTCGAATTATTGGAGCCGGTTTCTGGCGGAAAGGAAGAAAATTTTATGAAAAAAAGAAAAAGCAAAATTGA
- a CDS encoding BrnA antitoxin family protein: MKKRKSKIEDQPIGELREISDLLPPPEKLAAVEETVKVTLTVDRGSLEFFKAMADKLGGKYQRMMREVLRGYAQRYAIRKS; this comes from the coding sequence ATGAAAAAAAGAAAAAGCAAAATTGAAGATCAGCCTATTGGGGAATTGAGAGAGATCTCTGACTTGTTGCCACCGCCGGAAAAACTGGCGGCCGTTGAAGAGACAGTCAAAGTAACCTTAACAGTAGATAGAGGAAGCCTCGAATTCTTTAAAGCAATGGCGGACAAGCTTGGGGGAAAATATCAAAGAATGATGCGTGAGGTCCTGCGCGGGTACGCTCAACGCTACGC